The proteins below are encoded in one region of Pan paniscus chromosome 4, NHGRI_mPanPan1-v2.0_pri, whole genome shotgun sequence:
- the ZFP2 gene encoding zinc finger protein ZFP2 isoform X2 — translation MTCSGHTVGHLSWPLAQPCPLGPRSRTRRRPGRTAAPQPCGKCSLALRAVSAGRGCVGRRCSRSCWERESVTFKDVSIDFSWEEWIQADSAQRMTVYGEVMLENYRNLVSLAGNHLSKPNGTSQLEREELSLMQKEPPEGGFRDFLGYCCQINLTLSPLIILSQSRGESID, via the exons ATGACCTGCAGCGGCCACACCGTGGGCCACCTCAGCTGGCCACTGGCACAGCCTTGCCCTCTGGGGCCCCGTTCTCGCACACGCCGACGGCCTGGCCGCACTGCAGCCCCGCAGCCTTGTGGGAAATGTAGTCTGGCGCTCCGGGCTGTAAGCGCCGGTCGCGGCTGTGTGGGTCGCCGCTGCTCCCGCTCCTGCTGGGAGAGG GAATCAGTGACTTTCAAGGATGTGTCCATAGATTTCTCTTGGGAAGAGTGGATTCAAGCAGATTCTGCTCAGAGGATGACCGTGTATGGGGAGGTGATGCTGGAGAACTACAGGAACCTGGTCTCACTGG CAGGAAATCACCTTTCCAAACCCAATGGGACTTCCCAGCTGGAACGAGAAGAACTGAGTCTGATGCAAAAAGAACCGCCTGAGGGTGGCTTTCGAG ATTTTCTTGGATATTGCTGTCAGATTAATCTGACATTGAGTCCTCTCATTATCCTGTCCCAGTCAAGGGGAGAAAGTATTGACTGA